In Nitrospirota bacterium, one DNA window encodes the following:
- a CDS encoding prepilin-type N-terminal cleavage/methylation domain-containing protein: MLLKDNRGFTLLELLIAITLSILILVVLGAAMRLGYMSQSKGTERSEVTQKVRILEDRIAWLIRGTYPFFLKKPDEKKIFFDGKSDRVGFVTSSIDTHGAGPEDLAGLKWVSIFADNEGLKIREKIYFLEDVFEDSNGKVYLLDPEVKKIEFEFFEIKEGEKQGTWISEWDPKDKETIPAAVKVKITLERKGQKLEIPEMIVKTAVQRKPTGPR, from the coding sequence ATGCTCCTGAAGGATAACCGGGGCTTTACGCTCCTCGAACTGCTCATCGCGATAACCCTCTCGATCCTGATCCTTGTTGTACTTGGTGCGGCCATGAGGCTTGGATACATGTCACAGTCAAAAGGCACAGAGCGGAGCGAGGTGACGCAGAAAGTGCGTATTCTGGAAGACAGGATTGCGTGGCTTATCAGGGGTACCTATCCCTTTTTTTTGAAGAAGCCTGACGAAAAGAAGATATTCTTCGACGGCAAGTCTGACAGGGTCGGTTTTGTGACATCCAGCATTGATACTCACGGCGCAGGACCGGAGGACCTTGCAGGATTGAAATGGGTCTCGATCTTTGCAGACAATGAAGGGCTGAAGATCCGGGAAAAAATATATTTTCTGGAAGATGTGTTTGAAGACAGTAACGGTAAAGTCTATCTGCTTGACCCTGAGGTAAAAAAAATAGAGTTTGAATTCTTCGAAATCAAGGAAGGGGAAAAGCAGGGTACCTGGATCAGCGAATGGGACCCCAAAGACAAAGAGACAATACCTGCAGCCGTTAAGGTTAAGATAACCCTTGAACGCAAAGGACAGAAGCTCGAGATTCCCGAAATGATCGTCAAGACTGCAGTTCAGCGGAAGCCAACCGGTCCGCGCTGA